In one window of Erinaceus europaeus chromosome 17, mEriEur2.1, whole genome shotgun sequence DNA:
- the PRSS23 gene encoding serine protease 23 — MAPTPRLLLLLCALQQASGHGKPTWAAQRVPAVLPQATLPLAPPAFAAEARLEVLSPCGPQCHRGSPPPGPEQLAQYLSYETLYANGRRTETRVGVFAPDLGGAGAKAEATVRAPGGARVRARRQIYGHDSRFSISGAAFLLRYPFSTSVKLSTGCTGTLVSERHVLTAAHCIHDGQTYVKGTQKLRVGFLSPRVKEGGRGANTSGPGRPPQTRFQWIRVKRTHVPKGWIKGSANDIGMDYDYALLELRKPHRRAFMELGVSPPARRLPGGRIHFSGYDNDRPGALVYRFCDVRDETRDLLYQRCDAQPGASGSGVYVRMWRRPQRRWQRKVIGVFSGHQWVDVNGAPQDFNVAVRITPLKYAQICYWIKGNYLDCREG, encoded by the coding sequence ATGGCCCCGACTCCGAGGCTGCTACTGCTCTTGTGCGCCCTGCAACAGGCAAGCGGCCACGGGAAGCCGACGTGGGCCGCCCAGCGGGTGCCCGCCGTGCTGCCCCAGGCCACCCTGCCCCTGGCGCCGCCGGCCTTCGCGGCTGAGGCCCGGCTAGAGGTGCTGTCGCCGTGCGGGCCGCAGTGTCACCGGGGCAGCCCACCGCCCGGCCCCGAGCAGCTGGCGCAGTACCTGTCCTACGAGACGCTGTATGCAAACGGCCGGCGCACCGAGACCAGGGTGGGCGTGTTCGCGCCGGACCTGGGCGGGGCCGGAGCCAAGGCCGAGGCCACCGTGAGGGCCCCCGGCGGGGCCAGGGTCCGTGCCCGGCGGCAGATCTATGGCCACGACAGCCGCTTCAGCATCTCGGGCGCGGCcttcctgctgcgctaccccttCTCCACGTCGGTCAAGCTGTCCACCGGCTGCACCGGGACGCTGGTGTCCGAGCGCCACGTGCTCACGGCGGCCCACTGTATCCACGACGGCCAGACCTACGTCAAGGGCACCCAGAAGCTGCGGGTGGGCTTCCTGAGCCCGCGGGTGAAGGAAGGCGGCCGGGGCGCCAACACCTCGGGCCCGGGCCGGCCCCCCCAGACGCGCTTCCAGTGGATCCGGGTGAAGCGCACGCACGTGCCCAAGGGCTGGATCAAGGGCAGCGCCAACGACATCGGCATGGACTACGACTACGCGCTGCTGGAGCTGCGCAAGCCGCACCGCCGCGCCTTCATGGAGCTGGGCGTGAGCCCGCCCGCGCGCAGGCTGCCTGGGGGCCGCATCCACTTCTCAGGCTACGACAACGACCGGCCGGGGGCGCTGGTGTACCGCTTCTGCGACGTGCGCGACGAAACCCGTGACCTGCTGTACCAACGCTGCGACGCGCAGCCGGGTGCCAGCGGCTCCGGCGTCTACGTGCGCATGTGGCGGCGGCCGCAGCGGCGCTGGCAGCGCAAGGTCATCGGCGTCTTCTCCGGCCACCAGTGGGTGGACGTCAATGGGGCGCCCCAGGACTTCAACGTGGCTGTGAGGATCACCCCGCTCAAGTATGCCCAGATCTGCTACTGGATCAAGGGGAACTACCTGGACTGCAGGGAGGGCTGA